One Loxodonta africana isolate mLoxAfr1 chromosome 6, mLoxAfr1.hap2, whole genome shotgun sequence DNA window includes the following coding sequences:
- the TMEM198 gene encoding transmembrane protein 198 yields MPGTVATLRFQLLPPEPDDAFWGAPCEQPLERRYQALPALVCIMCCLFGVVYCFFGYRCFKAVLFLTGLLFGSVVIFLLCYRERVLETQLSTGASAGIALGIGLLCGLVAMLVRSVGLFLVGLLLGLLLAAAALLGSAPYYQPGSVWGPLGLLLGGGLLCALLTLRWPRPLTTLATAVTGAALIATAADYFAELLLLGRYAVERLRAAPVPPLCWRSWALLALWPLLSLMGVLVQWRVTAEGDSHTEVVISRQRRRVQLMRIRQQEERKEKRRKKRPLRAPPRGPRAPPRPGPPDPAYRRKPVPVKRFNGDVLSPSYIQSFRDRQTGSSLSSFMASPTDTDYEYGSQGPLTACSGPPVRV; encoded by the exons ATGCCGGGCACTGTGGCGACACTGCGGTTCCAGCTACTGCCCCCCGAGCCAGATGACGCCTTCTGGGGTGCACCCTGTGAGCAGCCCCTGGAGCGCCGGTACCAGGCGCTCCCAGCCCTCGTCTGCATCATGTGCTGTCTGTTTGGAGTCGTCTACTGCTTCTTTG GTTACCGCTGCTTCAAGGCAGTGCTCTTCCTCACGGGGTTGCTGTTTGGCTCAGTGGTAATCTTCCTGCTGTGCTACCGGGAGCGGGTGCTAGAGACACAGCTGAGTACCGGGGCCAGCGCAGGCATTGCTCTGGGTATCGGGCTGCTCTGCGGGCTGGTGGCCATGCTGGTGCGCAGCGTGGGCCTCTTCCTGGTGGGACTGCTGCTCGGTCTGCTGCTTGCTGCTGCCGCCCTGCTGGGCTCTGCACCCTACTACCAGCCAGGCTCCGTGTGGGGCCCACTGGGGCTGCTGCTGGGAGGCGGCCTGCTCTGTGCCCTGCTCACACTGCGCTGGCCCCGCCCACTCACTACCCTGGCCACCGCTGTGACTGGTGCTGCGCTCATCGCCACCGCTGCTGACTACTTTGCTGAGCTGCTGCTGCTGGGGCGCTATGCAGTGGAGCGGCTGCGGGCCGCCCCCGTGCCCCCACTTTGCTGGCGGAGCTGGGCCCTGCTGGCACTCTGGCCCCTGCTCAGTCTGATGGGCGTCCTGGTGCAGTGGCGGGTGACGGCCGAGGGGGACTCCCACACAGAAG TGGTCATCAGCCGGCAGCGAAGACGTGTGCAGCTGATGCGAATTCGGCAACAGGAAGAGCGCAAGGAGAAACGGCGGAAGAAGAGACCCTTGCGGGCCCCCCCAAGAGGTCCCCGGGCTCCTCCAAGGCCCGGGCCCCCCGACCCTGCTTATCGGCGCAAACCGGTGCCCGTCAAACGCTTCAATGGAGATGTCCTCTCTCCG AGCTACATCCAGAGCTTCCGGGACCGGCAGACAGGGAGCTCATTGAGCTCCTTTATGGCCTCACCCACTGATACAGACTATGAGTATGGGTCCCAGGGGCCGCTGACGGCCTGCTCAGGCCCTCCTGTGCGAGTATAG
- the OBSL1 gene encoding obscurin-like protein 1 isoform X2 — protein MKAGSGDQGSPPCFLRFPRPVRVVSGGEAELQCVVLGEPPPIVVWEKGGQPLAASERLSFPVDGAEHGLLLSGALPTDAGVYVCRARNSAGEAYAAAAVTVLEPPAPEPEPQAAERPLPQPGAGEGAPVFLTGPGSQWVLRGAEVVLTCQVGGLPEPTLYWEKDGMALDEVWDSSHFALVPGRAEGGRGVSLALRILAARLPDSGVYVCHARNPHGHAQAGALLQVHQPPESPPADPDEAPPPVVEPLKCAPKTFWVNEGKHAKFRCYVMGKPEPEIEWHWEGRPLLPDRRRLMYRDRDGGFVLKVLYCQAKDRGLYVCAARNSAGQTLSAVRLHVKEPRLRFTRPLQDVEGREHGIVVLECKVPNSRIPTAWFREDQRLLPCRKYEQIEEGTVRRLIIHRLKADDDGVYLCEMRGRVRSVANVTVKGPILKRLPRKLDVLEGENAVLLVETREAGSEGHWSRDGEDLPATCQSSSGHMHALVLPGVTREDAGEVTFNVGNSRTTTLLRVKCVKHSPPGPPVLAEMFKGHKNTVLLTWKPPEPAPETPFIYRLERQEVGSEDWVQCFSVEKAGAVEVPGDCVPVEGDYRFRVCTVSEHGRSSHVVFQGSAHLVPTARLVAGLEDVQVYDGEDAVFSLDLSTIIQGTWFLNGQELKSDEPEGQVEPGALRYCVEQKGLQHRLILQSVKHQDSGALVGFSCPGVQDSAALTIQESPVHILSPQDRVSLTFTTSERVVLTCELSRLDFPASWYKDGQEVMESESLVVKVDGRKHRLILPAAEVRDSGEFECRTEGVSAFFSVTVQDPPVHILDPQEHVFVHAITSECVMLTCEVDREDAEVHWYKDGQEVEEGDFLVLENEGPHHRLVLPAAQPPDGGEFQCVAGEERAYFTVTITDVSSWIVYPSGKVYVAAVRLERVVLTCELCRPWAEVRWTKDGEEVVESPALLLQKEDTVRRLVLPAVQLEDSGEYLCEIDDESASFTVTVTEPPVRIIYPRDEVTLIAVSLECVVLLCELSRDNAPVRWYKDGLEVEESEALVLESDGPRRRLVLPAAQPGDGGEFVCDAGDDSAFFTVTVTAPPERIVHPAARALDLQFRAPGRVELRCEVAPAGSQVRWYRDGLEVEASDTLQLGAEGPARTLTLPHAQPEDAGEYVCETRDEAVTFNVSLAEPPVQFLAPETAPSPLCVAPGELVVLSCELSRASAPVLWSHNGRPVQEGEGLELQAEGPRRVLCIRAATLAHAGLYTCQCRAAPGAPSLSFTVQVAEPPVRVVAPEAAQTRVRSTPGGDLELVVHLSGPGGPVRWYKDGERLASHGRVQLEQAGARQVLRVQEARTGDAGEYLCDAPQDSRIFLVSVEEPPPMKLVSELTPLTVHEGDDATFRCEVSPPDTDVTWLRNGAIVTPGPQLEITQNGLSHTLTMRGCQLQDAGTVTARAGGMATSARLHVREAELLFLRRLQDVRVEEGQDVCLEVETGRVGAAGAVRWVRGREPLPHDARLSMAQDGHIHRLFIHGVVLADQGTYGCESHHDRTLARLSVRPKQLRALQPLEDVTISEGGSATFQLELSQEGVAGEWARGGVRLEPGPKCHIHAEGHSHRLVLSGLGRADSGCVSFTADSLRCAARLTVREAPVTIMWGPQDLEVTEGDTATFECKLSQALADVTWEKDGRALAPSPRLRLQALGARRLLQLRRCGPSDAGTYSCAVGTARAGPARLTVRERVVAVLSELRSVCAREGDGATFECTVSEAETTGRWQLGGRSLRPGGRVRIRQEGKKHMLVLSELRTEDAGEVRFQAGSAQSAAQLEVEALPLQMCRRPPREKTVLVGRRAVLEVTVSRLGGHVCWLREGVELCPGDKYELRSHGPTHSLVIHDVRPEDQGTYCCQAGQDSAHTRLLVEGE, from the exons ATGAAGGCGGGCTCGGGGGACCAGGGAAGCCCTCCGTGCTTCCTGCGCTTCCCGCGGCCTGTGCGGGTGGTGAGCGGCGGCGAGGCCGAGCTCCAGTGCGTGGTGTTGGGCGAGCCGCCACCCATTGTGGTATGGGAGAAGGGCGGGCAGCCGTTGGCGGCATCGGAGCGCCTGAGCTTCCCGGTCGACGGCGCCGAGCACGGCCTGTTGCTGAGCGGCGCGCTGCCCACCGACGCGGGGGTCTACGTGTGCCGCGCCCGCAACTCCGCAGGCGAGGCCTACGCGGCGGCCGCCGTTACCGTGCTCGAGCCGCCAGCGCCCGAGCCCGAGCCGCAGGCCGCCGAGCGCCCACTGCCGCAGCCCGGGGCCGGGGAGGGCGCCCCGGTGTTCCTGACGGGGCCCGGGTCGCAGTGGGTGCTGCGGGGGGCCGAGGTGGTGCTGACGTGCCAGGTGGGGGGCCTGCCTGAGCCCACGCTGTACTGGGAGAAGGACGGGATGGCCCTGGACGAAGTGTGGGACAGCAGCCACTTCGCCCTCGTGCCGGGCCGCGCCGAGGGTGGCCGAGGCGTGAGCCTGGCGCTGCGCATCCTGGCGGCGCGGCTACCAGACTCGGGCGTCTACGTGTGCCACGCTCGCAACCCGCACGGCCACGCGCAGGCCGGCGCGCTGCTGCAGGTGCACCAGCCCCCCGAAAGCCCGCCCGCGGACCCCGACGAGGCGCCCCCGCCCGTGGTGGAGCCGCTGAAGTGCGCGCCCAAAACCTTCTGGGTGAACGAGGGCAAGCACGCCAAGTTCCGCTGCTACGTCATGGGCAAGCCCGAGCCCGAGATCGAATGGCACTGGGAGGGCCGCCCGCTGCTGCCTGACCGTCGTCGCCTCATGTACCGCGACCGCGACGGCGGCTTCGTGCTCAAGGTCCTCTACTGTCAGGCCAAGGACCGCGGGCTCTACGTGTGCGCCGCGCGCAACTCCGCGGGCCAGACGCTCAGCGCCGTGCGGCTGCACGTCAAAG AGCCCCGACTCCGGTTCACGAGGCCCCTGCAGGATGTGGAGGGCCGGGAGCACGGCATTGTTGTGCTGGAATGTAAAGTGCCCAACTCGCGCATCCCCACGGCCTGGTTCCGTGAGGACCAGCGGCTGCTGCCCTGCCGCAAGTACGAGCAGATCGAGGAGGGCACCGTCCGGCGCCTCATCATCCACCGGCTAAAGGCCGATGATGATGGTGTCTACCTGTGCGAGATGCGCGGCCGCGTGCGCTCTGTGGCCAACGTGACGGTCAAAG GGCCCATCCTGAAGCGGCTGCCGCGGAAGCTCGACGTCCTGGAAGGAGAGAACGCAGTACTGCTGGTGGAAACACGCGAGGCTGGAAGCGAGGGGCACTGGAGCCGTGACGGGGAGGACCTGCCAGCCACCTGCCAGAGCAGCTCTGGCCACATGCATGCCCTGGTCCTGCCGGGGGTCACCCGAGAGGATGCTGGCGAGGTCACCTTTAACGTGGGCAACTCCCGAACCACCACTCTGCTCAGAGTCAAAT GCGTCAAGCACagtccaccaggccctcctgtGCTGGCAGAGATGTTCAAGGGCCACAAGAACACGGTCCTGCTTACCTGGAAACCTCCCGAGCCGGCTCCCGAGACCCCCTTTATCTACAGGCTGGAGCGGCAGGAGGTGGGCTCTGAAGACTGGGTCCAGTGCTTCAGCGTTGAGAAAGCTGGCGCCGTGGAGGTGCCAGGAGATTGTGTGCCTGTTGAGGGCGACTACCGCTTCCGTGTCTGCACGGTCAGCGAGCACGGCCGCAGTTCCCATGTGGTGTTCCAGGGCTCTGCCCACCTCG TGCCCACAGCTCGCCTGGTGGCAGGTCTGGAAGATGTGCAGGTATACGATGGGGAGGATGCCGTCTTCTCCCTGGATCTCTCCACCATCATCCAGGGTACCTGGTTCCTCAATGGGCAAGAGCTCAAGAGTGATGAGCCGGAGGGCCAGGTGGAGCCTGGGGCCCTGCGGTACTGTGTGGAGCAGAAGGGCCTGCAGCACAGGCTCATCCTCCAATCTGTCAAGCACCAGGACAGCGGGGCCCTGGTTGGCTTCAGCTGCCCTGGTGTGCAGGACTCGGCCGCCCTCACCATCCAAG AGAGCCCAGTGCACATCCTGAGCCCCCAGGACAGGGTATCATTGACCTTCACGACCTCAGAGCGGGTGGTGCTGACCTGTGAGCTCTCAAGGCTGGACTTCCCTGCAAGCTGGTACAAGGACGGGCAGGAGGTGATGGAGAGCGAGTCACTGGTGGTGAAGGTGGATGGGCGCAAACACCGCCTCATCCTGCCAGCAGCCGAAGTCCGGGACAGCGGCGAGTTTGAGTGCAGGACAGAAGGGGTCTCAGCCTTCTTCAGCGTCACTGTCCAAG ATCCCCCAGTGCACATCCTGGACCCCCAGGAGCACGTGTTCGTACACGCCATAACCTCCGAGTGTGTTATGTTGACCTGTGAGGTGGACCGGGAGGACGCCGAGGTGCACTGGTACAAGGACGGGCAGGAGGTGGAGGAGGGCGATTTCCTGGTGCTGGAGAACGAAGGGCCCCATCACCGCCTGGTGCTACCCGCCGCCCAGCCCCCGGACGGCGGGGAGTTCCAGTGTGTCGCTGGGGAGGAGCGTGCCTACTTTACTGTCACCATCACAG ATGTGTCCTCATGGATCGTGTACCCAAGTGGCAAGGTATATGTGGCTGCCGTGCGCCTGGAGCGCGTGGTGCTGACCTGTGAGCTGTGCCGGCCCTGGGCTGAGGTGCGCTGGACCAAGGACGGGGAAGAGGTGGTGGAGAGCCCGGCGCTGCTCCTGCAGAAGGAGGACACAGTCCGACGCCTGGTGCTGCCTGCTGTCCAGCTCGAGGACTCCGGCGAGTACCTGTGTGAAATCGACGACGAGTCGGCCTCTTTCACTGTCACTGTCACAG AGCCCCCGGTGCGGATCATATACCCCCGGGATGAGGTGACCTTGATTGCTGTGAGCTTGGAGTGTGTGGTGCTGCTGTGCGAGCTGTCGAGGGACAACGCCCCTGTGCGCTGGTACAAGGATGGGCTGGAGGTGGAGGAGAGCGAGGCCCTGGTCCTAGAGAGCGACGGGCCTCGCCGCCGCCTGGTGCTGCCTGCTGCCCAGCCCGGGGACGGGGGCGAGTTCGTGTGTGATGCTGGAGATGACTCAGCCTTCTTCACTGTCACTGTCACAG ccCCCCCAGAGAGGATCGTGCACCCCGCAGCCCGAGCTCTGGACCTGCAGTTCCGGGCTCCAGGGCGTGTGGAGCTGCGCTGTGAAGTGGCCCCAGCTGGGTCACAGGTGCGCTGGTACAGAGATGGGCTGGAGGTGGAGGCATCGGACACCCTGCAGCTGGGCGCTGAGGGGCCCGCCCGCACCCTGACCCTGCCCCATGCCCAGCCTGAGGACGCTGGGGAGTATGTGTGCGAGACCCGCGATGAGGCTGTCACCTTCAACGTCAGCCTGGCTG AGCCCCCCGTACAGTTCCTAGCCCCAGAGACGGCCCCCAGCCCTCTCTGTGTGGCCCCCGGGGAGTTGGTGGTGCTGAGCTGTGAGCTGTCACGGGCCAGCGCCCCCGTGCTCTGGAGCCACAACGGGAGGCCTGTACAGGAGGGCGAGGGCCTGGAGCTGCAGGCAGAGGGCCCCCGCCGTGTCCTGTGCATCCGGGCTGCTACCCTGGCCCATGCAGGCCTCTATACCTGCCAGTGCAGGGCAGCCCCAGGGGCCCCCAGCCTCAGCTTCACCGTCCAGGTGGCTG AGCCCCCCGTCCGGGTGGTGGCCCCCGAGGCAGCCCAGACGAGAGTCCGCAGCACCCCAGGTGGGGACCTAGAGCTGGTGGTGCACCTTTCTGGGCCAGGAGGCCCTGTGCGCTGGTACAAGGATGGGGAGCGCCTGGCGAGCCACGGGCGGGTGCAGCTGGAGCAGGCCGGGGCCAGGCAGGTGCTGCGGGTGCAGGAGGCACGGACTGGGGATGCAGGGGAGTACCTGTGCGACGCACCTCAGGACAGCCGCATCTTCCTTGTCAGCGTGGAAG AACCGCCACCCATGAAGCTGGTCTCAGAGCTGACCCCACTAACTGTCCATGAGGGCGATGACGCCACATTCCGCTGTGAAGTCTCCCCACCAGACACCGATGTCACCTGGCTGCGCAATGGGGCCATTGTTACCCCAGGGCCGCAGCTGGAGATCACCCAGAATGGTTTGAGCCACACACTGACCATGCGAGGCTGCCAGCTCCAAGACGCAGGGACTGTGACTGCCCGGGCAGGGGGCATGGCCACCAGTGCCCGGCTTCACGTTCGAG aGGCCGAGCTGCTCTTTCTTCGGCGGCTGCAGGATGTGCGAGTGGAGGAAGGCCAGGACGTGTGCCTCGAGGTGGAGACAGGCCGGGTGGGCGCAGCTGGGGCTGTGCGCTGGGTGCGAGGCAGGGAGCCCCTGCCCCACGATGCTCGCCTGTCCATGGCCCAGGATGGCCACATCCACCGCCTCTTCATTCACGGAGTTGTGCTGGCTGACCAGGGCACCTATGGCTGCGAGAGCCACCACGACCGCACCCTGGCCAGGCTTAGCGTGAGGC CGAAGCAGCTGAGAGCCCTTCAGCCTCTGGAGGATGTGACCATTAGCGAGGGGGGCAGTGCCACCTTCCAGCTGGAGCTGTCCCAGGAGGGCGTGGCAGGGGAGTGGGCCCGGGGTGGAGTCCGGCTGGAGCCGGGGCCCAAGTGCCACATTCACGCAGAGGGCCACAGCCACCGCCTGGTGCTCAGTGGCCTGGGCCGGGCCGACTCTGGCTGCGTGTCCTTCACTGCGGATTCACTACGCTGTGCAGCCAGACTCACTGTGAGAG AGGCCCCAGTGACCATTATGTGGGGACCACAGGACCTAGAGGTGACTGAGGGCGACACAGCTACGTTTGAGTGCAAGCTTTCCCAGGCCTTGGCTGATGTCACCTGGGAGAAG GACGGGCGCGCACTTGCCCCGAGCCCCCGGCTCCGGCTCCAGGCCCTGGGCGCGCGCCGCCTTCTGCAGCTGCGGCGCTGCGGCCCCTCGGACGCTGGGACCTACAGCTGCGCGGTGGGGACGGCCCGCGCCGGGCCCGCCCGCCTGACCGTGCGCG AGCGCGTAGTGGCAGTCCTTTCCGAACTCCGGTCGGTGTGCGCCCGGGAAGGCGACGGCGCCACGTTCGAGTGCACTGTGTCGGAGGCAGAGACCACGGGGCGCTGGCAGCTCGGAGGCCGCTCGCTGAGACCTGGAGGCCGCGTCCGCATCCGACAGGAAG GGAAGAAACACATGCTGGTGCTGAGCGAGCTGCGCACTGAGGACGCCGGAGAAGTACGCTTCCAGGCGGGATCCGCCCAGTCCGCGGCTCAGCTGGAGGTGGAGG CACTGCCTCTCCAGATGTGCCGCCGGCCCCCTCGCGAGAAGACCGTTCTGGTCGGCCGCCGGGCGGTGCTGGAGGTGACTGTGTCCCGCTTGGGGGGCCACGTGTGCTGGCTGCGGGAGGGGGTTGAGCTGTGCCCTGGAGACAAGTATGAGCTGCGCAGCCACGGCCCCACCCACAGCCTGGTCATCCATGACGTGCGACCCGAGGACCAGGGCACTTACTGCTGCCAGGCCGGCCAGGACAGCGCCCACACTCGACTCTTGGTGGAGGGTGAGTAA
- the OBSL1 gene encoding obscurin-like protein 1 isoform X1, with the protein MKAGSGDQGSPPCFLRFPRPVRVVSGGEAELQCVVLGEPPPIVVWEKGGQPLAASERLSFPVDGAEHGLLLSGALPTDAGVYVCRARNSAGEAYAAAAVTVLEPPAPEPEPQAAERPLPQPGAGEGAPVFLTGPGSQWVLRGAEVVLTCQVGGLPEPTLYWEKDGMALDEVWDSSHFALVPGRAEGGRGVSLALRILAARLPDSGVYVCHARNPHGHAQAGALLQVHQPPESPPADPDEAPPPVVEPLKCAPKTFWVNEGKHAKFRCYVMGKPEPEIEWHWEGRPLLPDRRRLMYRDRDGGFVLKVLYCQAKDRGLYVCAARNSAGQTLSAVRLHVKEPRLRFTRPLQDVEGREHGIVVLECKVPNSRIPTAWFREDQRLLPCRKYEQIEEGTVRRLIIHRLKADDDGVYLCEMRGRVRSVANVTVKGPILKRLPRKLDVLEGENAVLLVETREAGSEGHWSRDGEDLPATCQSSSGHMHALVLPGVTREDAGEVTFNVGNSRTTTLLRVKCVKHSPPGPPVLAEMFKGHKNTVLLTWKPPEPAPETPFIYRLERQEVGSEDWVQCFSVEKAGAVEVPGDCVPVEGDYRFRVCTVSEHGRSSHVVFQGSAHLVPTARLVAGLEDVQVYDGEDAVFSLDLSTIIQGTWFLNGQELKSDEPEGQVEPGALRYCVEQKGLQHRLILQSVKHQDSGALVGFSCPGVQDSAALTIQESPVHILSPQDRVSLTFTTSERVVLTCELSRLDFPASWYKDGQEVMESESLVVKVDGRKHRLILPAAEVRDSGEFECRTEGVSAFFSVTVQDPPVHILDPQEHVFVHAITSECVMLTCEVDREDAEVHWYKDGQEVEEGDFLVLENEGPHHRLVLPAAQPPDGGEFQCVAGEERAYFTVTITDVSSWIVYPSGKVYVAAVRLERVVLTCELCRPWAEVRWTKDGEEVVESPALLLQKEDTVRRLVLPAVQLEDSGEYLCEIDDESASFTVTVTESYQSQDSSNNNPDLCVLLKKPKTRRLWSRFPPWRRTAGAE; encoded by the exons ATGAAGGCGGGCTCGGGGGACCAGGGAAGCCCTCCGTGCTTCCTGCGCTTCCCGCGGCCTGTGCGGGTGGTGAGCGGCGGCGAGGCCGAGCTCCAGTGCGTGGTGTTGGGCGAGCCGCCACCCATTGTGGTATGGGAGAAGGGCGGGCAGCCGTTGGCGGCATCGGAGCGCCTGAGCTTCCCGGTCGACGGCGCCGAGCACGGCCTGTTGCTGAGCGGCGCGCTGCCCACCGACGCGGGGGTCTACGTGTGCCGCGCCCGCAACTCCGCAGGCGAGGCCTACGCGGCGGCCGCCGTTACCGTGCTCGAGCCGCCAGCGCCCGAGCCCGAGCCGCAGGCCGCCGAGCGCCCACTGCCGCAGCCCGGGGCCGGGGAGGGCGCCCCGGTGTTCCTGACGGGGCCCGGGTCGCAGTGGGTGCTGCGGGGGGCCGAGGTGGTGCTGACGTGCCAGGTGGGGGGCCTGCCTGAGCCCACGCTGTACTGGGAGAAGGACGGGATGGCCCTGGACGAAGTGTGGGACAGCAGCCACTTCGCCCTCGTGCCGGGCCGCGCCGAGGGTGGCCGAGGCGTGAGCCTGGCGCTGCGCATCCTGGCGGCGCGGCTACCAGACTCGGGCGTCTACGTGTGCCACGCTCGCAACCCGCACGGCCACGCGCAGGCCGGCGCGCTGCTGCAGGTGCACCAGCCCCCCGAAAGCCCGCCCGCGGACCCCGACGAGGCGCCCCCGCCCGTGGTGGAGCCGCTGAAGTGCGCGCCCAAAACCTTCTGGGTGAACGAGGGCAAGCACGCCAAGTTCCGCTGCTACGTCATGGGCAAGCCCGAGCCCGAGATCGAATGGCACTGGGAGGGCCGCCCGCTGCTGCCTGACCGTCGTCGCCTCATGTACCGCGACCGCGACGGCGGCTTCGTGCTCAAGGTCCTCTACTGTCAGGCCAAGGACCGCGGGCTCTACGTGTGCGCCGCGCGCAACTCCGCGGGCCAGACGCTCAGCGCCGTGCGGCTGCACGTCAAAG AGCCCCGACTCCGGTTCACGAGGCCCCTGCAGGATGTGGAGGGCCGGGAGCACGGCATTGTTGTGCTGGAATGTAAAGTGCCCAACTCGCGCATCCCCACGGCCTGGTTCCGTGAGGACCAGCGGCTGCTGCCCTGCCGCAAGTACGAGCAGATCGAGGAGGGCACCGTCCGGCGCCTCATCATCCACCGGCTAAAGGCCGATGATGATGGTGTCTACCTGTGCGAGATGCGCGGCCGCGTGCGCTCTGTGGCCAACGTGACGGTCAAAG GGCCCATCCTGAAGCGGCTGCCGCGGAAGCTCGACGTCCTGGAAGGAGAGAACGCAGTACTGCTGGTGGAAACACGCGAGGCTGGAAGCGAGGGGCACTGGAGCCGTGACGGGGAGGACCTGCCAGCCACCTGCCAGAGCAGCTCTGGCCACATGCATGCCCTGGTCCTGCCGGGGGTCACCCGAGAGGATGCTGGCGAGGTCACCTTTAACGTGGGCAACTCCCGAACCACCACTCTGCTCAGAGTCAAAT GCGTCAAGCACagtccaccaggccctcctgtGCTGGCAGAGATGTTCAAGGGCCACAAGAACACGGTCCTGCTTACCTGGAAACCTCCCGAGCCGGCTCCCGAGACCCCCTTTATCTACAGGCTGGAGCGGCAGGAGGTGGGCTCTGAAGACTGGGTCCAGTGCTTCAGCGTTGAGAAAGCTGGCGCCGTGGAGGTGCCAGGAGATTGTGTGCCTGTTGAGGGCGACTACCGCTTCCGTGTCTGCACGGTCAGCGAGCACGGCCGCAGTTCCCATGTGGTGTTCCAGGGCTCTGCCCACCTCG TGCCCACAGCTCGCCTGGTGGCAGGTCTGGAAGATGTGCAGGTATACGATGGGGAGGATGCCGTCTTCTCCCTGGATCTCTCCACCATCATCCAGGGTACCTGGTTCCTCAATGGGCAAGAGCTCAAGAGTGATGAGCCGGAGGGCCAGGTGGAGCCTGGGGCCCTGCGGTACTGTGTGGAGCAGAAGGGCCTGCAGCACAGGCTCATCCTCCAATCTGTCAAGCACCAGGACAGCGGGGCCCTGGTTGGCTTCAGCTGCCCTGGTGTGCAGGACTCGGCCGCCCTCACCATCCAAG AGAGCCCAGTGCACATCCTGAGCCCCCAGGACAGGGTATCATTGACCTTCACGACCTCAGAGCGGGTGGTGCTGACCTGTGAGCTCTCAAGGCTGGACTTCCCTGCAAGCTGGTACAAGGACGGGCAGGAGGTGATGGAGAGCGAGTCACTGGTGGTGAAGGTGGATGGGCGCAAACACCGCCTCATCCTGCCAGCAGCCGAAGTCCGGGACAGCGGCGAGTTTGAGTGCAGGACAGAAGGGGTCTCAGCCTTCTTCAGCGTCACTGTCCAAG ATCCCCCAGTGCACATCCTGGACCCCCAGGAGCACGTGTTCGTACACGCCATAACCTCCGAGTGTGTTATGTTGACCTGTGAGGTGGACCGGGAGGACGCCGAGGTGCACTGGTACAAGGACGGGCAGGAGGTGGAGGAGGGCGATTTCCTGGTGCTGGAGAACGAAGGGCCCCATCACCGCCTGGTGCTACCCGCCGCCCAGCCCCCGGACGGCGGGGAGTTCCAGTGTGTCGCTGGGGAGGAGCGTGCCTACTTTACTGTCACCATCACAG ATGTGTCCTCATGGATCGTGTACCCAAGTGGCAAGGTATATGTGGCTGCCGTGCGCCTGGAGCGCGTGGTGCTGACCTGTGAGCTGTGCCGGCCCTGGGCTGAGGTGCGCTGGACCAAGGACGGGGAAGAGGTGGTGGAGAGCCCGGCGCTGCTCCTGCAGAAGGAGGACACAGTCCGACGCCTGGTGCTGCCTGCTGTCCAGCTCGAGGACTCCGGCGAGTACCTGTGTGAAATCGACGACGAGTCGGCCTCTTTCACTGTCACTGTCACAG AGTCTTACCAAAGTCAGGACAGTTCAAATAACAATCCGGATTTATGCGTCCTCTTGAAAAAGCCGAAGACCCGGCGCCTCTGGTCCCGTTTCCCCCCTTGGCGACGAACAGCAGGCGCTGAGTAG
- the INHA gene encoding inhibin alpha chain, with product MVPPRPLLFLLLLALQDGDGCHGPEVDRELVLAKVKALFLDALGPPAVTGEGGDPGVRRLTRRHALGGFVRRGLNLEEEDVSQAILFPVTGSSCEDEPAAGELAQEAAEGLFTYVFRPSQHIRSRQVTSAQLWFRTGLDRQGPAASNSSGPLLSLLTLSSGGPMAVPMSLGQAPPRWAVLHLASSALPLLTHPVLVLLLHCPLCSCSVRPEATPFLMAHTRAIPTSGDKRARRSTPPLPWPWSPAALRLLQRPPEEPAAHANCHRAALNISFQELGWDHWIVHPPSFIFHYCHGDCGLPIPPGPPLPTPGAASTPIQPLSLGLGVQPLSLVPGAQPCCAALPGTMRSLRVRTTSDGGYSFKYETVPNLLTQHCACI from the exons ATGGTGCCCCCAAGGCCACTGCTCTTCCTCTTGCTACTGGCCCTGCAGGATGGGGACGGCTGCCATGGGCCAGAGGTAGACCGGGAGCTTGTTCTGGCCAAGGTGAAGGCTCTCTTCCTGGATGCCCTAGGGCCCCCGGCAGTGACCGGGGAAGGTGGGGACCCTGGAGTCAGGCGGCTGACCCGAAGACATGCCTTGGGGGGCTTCGTGCGCAGGGGCTTGAATCTCGAGGAGGAAGATGTCTCCCAGGCCATCCTTTTCCCAGTCACAG GTTCCAGCTGTGAGGATGAGCCAGCTGCTGGAGAGCTGGCCCAGGAGGCTGCCGAGGGCCTCTTCACGTATGTGTTCCGACCATCCCAGCACATACGCAGCCGCCAGGTGACCTCGGCCCAGCTGTGGTTCCGAACCGGGCTGGACAGGCAGGGCCCAGCAGCCTCCAATAGCTCTGGGCCCCTGCTTAGCCTGCTGACACTGTCATCTGGGGGGCCCATGGCTGTGCCCATGTCACTGGGCCAGGCGCCCCCTCGCTGGGCTGTGCTACACCTGGCCTCCTCTGCTCTCCCCCTGCTCACCCACCCAGTACTGGTGCTCTTGTTGCATTGTCCCCTCTGTTCCTGTTCAGTCCGGCCTGAGGCCACGCCTTTCCTGATGGCCCACACTCGGGCCATACCAACCAGCGGAGACAAGAGAGCCCGGCGCTCGACTCCCCCACTGCCCTGGCCTTGGTCTCCAGCTGCACTGCGCCTGCTGCAGAGGCCTCCAGAGGAACCTGCTGCCCATGCCAACTGCCACCGAGCTGCTCTCAACATCTCCTTCCAGGAGCTGGGCTGGGACCATTGGATCGTGCATCCTCCCAGCTTCATCTTTCACTACTGTCATGGGGACTGTGGGCTGCCCATCCCACCCGGCCCGCCCCTGCCAACCCCTGGGGCAGCCTCTACCCCTATCCAGCCCCTCTCTTTGGGACTAGGGGTCCAGCCCCTCTCTTTGGTGCCAGGGGCCCAGCCCTGCTGTGCTGCTCTCCCAGGGACCATGAGGTCCCTACGTGTCCGCACCACCTCAGATGGAGGCTACTCCTTCAAGTACGAGACGGTGCCCAACCTTCTCACGCAGCACTGTGCCTGTATCTGA